The segment GGCGATGCCGGCGCCCAGTTGCGTCAGGCGCTGCGCCAGGCCCGATACCTTGGCAATCGGCGCGCCCTCGCTGCGGTCCAGGCCCACGGCCAGGCCTTGCATGGTGTAGTCGCCAAGCTGGGCAAATACGCGGCTTGGGCTGTGGATGCCCAGCTTTTCCTTGAACCAGGCAATGGTGCTGGAACCGGCATTGCTGATGGCGTCCTTGACGGCGCCCATGGACCCCGTGATACCGTTGACCAGGCCGCGCAGGATGTTGGCGCCGAACTCGGTGAACTGGGCCGGCAGCTGGATGCCGAACCAGCTCATGACGCCCGCGAACGCCTGGTAAAACACGCCGATGGGCGACCAGTTGATAATCAGGGCGCTGATGCTGCCCATGCCGCCGGCACAGACCGTGCGCAGGCGCGACCAGATATCGGCAAAGAAGGCGGAAATGGGCGCCCAGGATGCGGTGATGCACTGCAGGATGCTGGCGCCGAAGTCGGTGAACTTGGCCGGCAGAGCAATGCCGAACCAGCCCAGCACGCCCGCGAAGGCGCGATAGAACAGGCCCAGCGGTGACCAGTTGGCGATCAGGCTGCTGACGCCGCCGATGCCGCCGGCAAAAGCGGTCTTGACGTGCGACCAGATGCCGGTAAAGAAACCCTTGATCGGCTCCCAGTATTTGTAGATCAGGTAAGCGGCGCCGGCGATGGCCGTCACGGCCAGGCCAATCGGATTGAGCATGAAGGCACGGCCCAGCCACAGCACGGCCCGGCCCGCCCACATGAAGGCGCCGCCCAGGCCGCGTAAGATCGGCGTGAGCACGCCGCCCGTCACGCCCATCTTGGCGAACATGACGTGCAGCATGGCATACGGGCCGATCAGTGCGGCAATGCCCAGCATCAGCGGGCCGAGCACCAACAGCAGGCCGGCCAGCACGGCAAAGGCGGTAATCATGACCTTGGCCACGGTCGGGTTGCGTTCCATGAAGCCATTCAGGCGCGTGACGGCGGCAATCGCCATTTCCAGCCCCTGCGCATACAGTGGCAGGATTTTCTCGCCCATGGTGAGCTTGAGGTTGGCTAATTTGGATTGCGCTTCCAGTTCCTTGCCGGCGGCCGAGTCGCGGCCCAGTTTTTCCAGCTTGCCGATATCGGCGGCGCCACGGTTGAGCTTTTCGTTCTTGTGGATTTGGCCGCGCTGCAGATACATCTGCGAATACAGGTTCGACGCGGTGCGGTTCGAAAAGATGCTGCCGATGGCGTCGAGCACCTGGTTTTTGTCTTTGATGCCTTTCTTGGCCAGTTGCGGCAACAGCACCTTTTCCATCCATTCGAACTGGTTTTCGCGGAATAGATCGGAACCCAGCAGCGCGCCAGGATTGAGGAAGGACAGTTGTCCCGCTTTATCATGCGTGACCTTGCTCTTGTCACCGATCAAGCCAAATTCTTCCAGTTTCTTGGCCGAGCGTTTGGTGGTGCGGCCTTGGTACAAGTTTTGGTAGGCGCTCATCAGGGACGTGCCGACGCGGTTGCCGCTCATTTCCTGCACCAGCGGTTCCATCTGGTAGTAAAAGGCGTCATCTTTCAAGCCCTTGGCCGCGATGCCGCCCGTCTTGATCATGTTCAGCCATTCATTCGGGCCGACGCGCCCGCCCGTGGCGGTGATGACCTGCTGGACGATGTTGGCCTGGGCTTCGAACTTTTCCTTGCTCTCCAGGCCGCCGCGCAGCTCGATGACCTTGAGCATGTCCATGAACTTGCGTTCGTTGTCGGCGCCTTCGGCCTCGCCAAAGAAGGCGTGATTAGCAAACTTCATCTTGGCTAGGGTAGGGGCGACCATTTCCGCGTGGTGCACATCGGCAAAGGCGCTCATGCCGTCGCGCATGAGCTGCAGGTTGTCGAGCTGGCTGGTGCCGTAGGTCTGCATGTTGCGCGCGAAGGCGACGGCCTCGGCTGACACCTTGTCGCCCAGGCCCAGCGCGTTGACCCTGCCTACTTCCGTTTGATAGTGCTTGGCCTCGTTCAGGCCCTTGACGACAGGCGCGCCCAGCACGGCGCCCGTGGCGGTGGCGCCAGCGCCGGCCATGGCCAGGTTGCCCGCCTTGTTGCGCAGCTTGTCGGCATGCTGGGTGGCGTTGGTTACGCGCTGCTGCTTGGCGTTTGAGGCGGCCAGGCGCTTTTGTTGCGACGCCAGCTCAACGTTGGTCAACTGGATACTGTTTTTAAGCCACTCCTGGGCCTTGCCCAGTTGGCGCGTGTCGATGCCGGCCTCCTTGAGGCTGGCGCGCAGGACGCGGAATTGCTGGCTTTGTTCTCGGCCTTTCAGCGTCAAAGCCTGGGTGACCTTCGTCGCCGCCTTCAAATCACGCGTCATGGCGCGTGTAGGAGACTCGGTCTGCTTTATGCTTGCGGCCAGCTCTTTTACTTTTTTTTGAGCTTCTTTCAGCTCAACCCCCGTTGTTCGAATACCGCTATGTAGTTCGCGGAATTTCCCAAGGTTTCTCTGCTGCGCGTTCAGGTCGCGCAAGCGGTCGCTGGTCGCCCTCAAAGCCTTAGCCGTATCGCTGGAGCCGCCCATGATCTTTTTCAGCGGGCCGGTAATTTTGTCCAGTGCCGCAAATACCACCTGTAACTTCAAATCCCGACCGGCCATCTATTCCGCTCCGCTTCGCTGCCGGGCGCGCTCGCGCCAGGCCATCAGTTCATCAATCGTAAAACCGTCCATCGCCGCCGGCGTCCAGTGAAAGACGCCGGCAATGTCCGCCATGGCGTCTTCTACTTCGCCGGGGATACCGAAAGGCGATCGGCTTTGCTCGCCAAAAAACCGGCGACCTCGGCACCCACGGCCAACAGGTCGGCCGGGTCCATGTTGGCGATGTCGTGCGCGGTCAGGGTCGGCTCGGTAATGCGCGGCAGCACGATCTGCAGGGCCGACACGTTCAGGTTGGCCAGCTCGATCAGGGAAATGCCGCGCAGGGCGCCCGCCTTGGGTTTGCGCACGGTCAGCGCGGTGATGAAGCTGTCGCCGCGCTTGATTGGTTCGTCCAGCTCGATGACGGCTTGGTTTTGGGTATCGTTGTTCATGCTGTGTTCCTTGTGGTGGGGTAGTGAGTAAAAAGGGGATTACAGGCCGATGGCCTTGCGAATGGCGGCATTGGTGTCGCCGCCGCCGAAGTTTTCGGTGCCGCTCATGAAGTCCAGTTCGATGACCGTGGCGCCGTCGATCATCAGCTTGTAGTAGCTGCAGGCCATGGTGTATTTGTGGGTGGTGTCGTCGCCCATCTTGGCCGCGCCCATATCGATTTCCTTGTAGCGGCCGCGCACGACGACCTCGACGGCGGCGACCGTGCCCTCATCGTCTTCCTGGTAGGCGCCGGCAAAGCGCAGTTGCACGGCGCCGTGCGCATGCGCGCCGTACTGTTTCAGGGCTTCGGCGATCAGGCCGCCAGCGCTCCATTCCAGCGACAGCGCCTCGTTGCCGAAGTCGACGGACACGGGGCCGCTCATGCCGCCGGCTCGGTACTCTTCCATCTTGCGGCTCAGTTTCGGCAAGGTGACTTCGGGCACCATGCCCATGAAGGAGACGCCGTTCTGGAACAAGTTAAAATTTTTCAGTTTGCGGGGCAGGCCCATAATTTCTCCAATGCTTCAATGCGCCCGCGCTGGGGCGGGCAGGGTGGTGATGGGTATTACGCGGCGATGCGCGAGGCGAAGTCGGCCAGGTAGCGGTCGGTAATGCGCTGTTGGAATTTCAGGTTTTCCAGCGGCGGCACGGGCGTGTAGTCGTAATCGATGGCCAGCTTGCCGTCTTTCAGCGCCGTCTTGTCGTTGTATTGCTCGTCATACCAAGCGTGGCCGTCGATGATGTAGCCCTGCAGTTTCAAGTCGCGGAACTTGGCGTTGATGCTTTCCAGCAGGTCACGCACCAGGGACGGGTGCAGGGGCAGGTCGACAAAGGCGAAATGCGCCTCTGCGATGGTGTCGGCCAGCACCTGGGCCGTGCGCGTATAGCTTTCGAAATAGAAGAAGCCGCCCGGCGCTTCGCAGGTGCGCGAACCCCAGAAGCGGTAACCGCCCATGTTGATCAGGGTGGTTACTTCCTTGGCGTTGAGCACGCCCGCGTCGGTGGCGGGGTCTTGCAGGTCGAAAAACACGTCCTTGGTGATGCCGGTCGGACCGTTGACGACCACGTTGGACAGGGTCTTGTGCCAGCCCGTTTCCTCGTCAATCTTGGCGCGCAGGCCCATGGCGTAGGCGACAGCGGAAATGCTGGCTTCTTCATCAAGGGCTGTATCCCAGTTCACAAAATCCGGCCAGATCATCATTGCCTCGCGCTGGCCGAACTGGCCACGATAGGCGGTGGCCGCCGTGACGGTGGCGCAGCCGTAGGCCGACGCATACACGAAGCCGCGCAGGCGCTGCGCCACGCTGGCCAGGGCGTTGGTGACGGCCTGGGTATCGAGGCCCGGCGCGCCCAGGATGCGCGGTTTCACGCCCAGTTTGCTTTGCGCAGCCAGCAGCGCCTGGGCGCCCAGGTACTTGCCGTCCGGGGAAACGCCGCCCACGGCGTTGCTGGTGGTTTCCGCTTCCGTCTCGCCTTGGGCCACGCGCACCACGATGGTCAAGGGCTTGGTCTGCGCGGCAATGGCCTGCAGGCTGCGGTACAGGGTGCCCGTCTTGCCAGCCTTGCCCATGGCGGCCAGCACGTTAGTGACGAGCACG is part of the Janthinobacterium sp. 67 genome and harbors:
- a CDS encoding phage tail tape measure protein, with amino-acid sequence MAGRDLKLQVVFAALDKITGPLKKIMGGSSDTAKALRATSDRLRDLNAQQRNLGKFRELHSGIRTTGVELKEAQKKVKELAASIKQTESPTRAMTRDLKAATKVTQALTLKGREQSQQFRVLRASLKEAGIDTRQLGKAQEWLKNSIQLTNVELASQQKRLAASNAKQQRVTNATQHADKLRNKAGNLAMAGAGATATGAVLGAPVVKGLNEAKHYQTEVGRVNALGLGDKVSAEAVAFARNMQTYGTSQLDNLQLMRDGMSAFADVHHAEMVAPTLAKMKFANHAFFGEAEGADNERKFMDMLKVIELRGGLESKEKFEAQANIVQQVITATGGRVGPNEWLNMIKTGGIAAKGLKDDAFYYQMEPLVQEMSGNRVGTSLMSAYQNLYQGRTTKRSAKKLEEFGLIGDKSKVTHDKAGQLSFLNPGALLGSDLFRENQFEWMEKVLLPQLAKKGIKDKNQVLDAIGSIFSNRTASNLYSQMYLQRGQIHKNEKLNRGAADIGKLEKLGRDSAAGKELEAQSKLANLKLTMGEKILPLYAQGLEMAIAAVTRLNGFMERNPTVAKVMITAFAVLAGLLLVLGPLMLGIAALIGPYAMLHVMFAKMGVTGGVLTPILRGLGGAFMWAGRAVLWLGRAFMLNPIGLAVTAIAGAAYLIYKYWEPIKGFFTGIWSHVKTAFAGGIGGVSSLIANWSPLGLFYRAFAGVLGWFGIALPAKFTDFGASILQCITASWAPISAFFADIWSRLRTVCAGGMGSISALIINWSPIGVFYQAFAGVMSWFGIQLPAQFTEFGANILRGLVNGITGSMGAVKDAISNAGSSTIAWFKEKLGIHSPSRVFAQLGDYTMQGLAVGLDRSEGAPIAKVSGLAQRLTQLGAGIAIGTATALPASAFDTRAPLAQGGFGAGLSIQGDKIEITIQAQAGSDPQAIARAVYAAMEQRDREKAARIRSSLRDHD
- a CDS encoding GpE family phage tail protein; the protein is MADIAGVFHWTPAAMDGFTIDELMAWRERARQRSGAE
- a CDS encoding phage tail assembly protein; translated protein: MNNDTQNQAVIELDEPIKRGDSFITALTVRKPKAGALRGISLIELANLNVSALQIVLPRITEPTLTAHDIANMDPADLLAVGAEVAGFLASKADRLSVSPAK
- a CDS encoding phage major tail tube protein, with product MGLPRKLKNFNLFQNGVSFMGMVPEVTLPKLSRKMEEYRAGGMSGPVSVDFGNEALSLEWSAGGLIAEALKQYGAHAHGAVQLRFAGAYQEDDEGTVAAVEVVVRGRYKEIDMGAAKMGDDTTHKYTMACSYYKLMIDGATVIELDFMSGTENFGGGDTNAAIRKAIGL
- a CDS encoding phage tail sheath protein, with the translated sequence MATDYHHGVRVIEINEGSRPIRTVSTAVLGLIATADDADPAAFPLDTPVLVTNVLAAMGKAGKTGTLYRSLQAIAAQTKPLTIVVRVAQGETEAETTSNAVGGVSPDGKYLGAQALLAAQSKLGVKPRILGAPGLDTQAVTNALASVAQRLRGFVYASAYGCATVTAATAYRGQFGQREAMMIWPDFVNWDTALDEEASISAVAYAMGLRAKIDEETGWHKTLSNVVVNGPTGITKDVFFDLQDPATDAGVLNAKEVTTLINMGGYRFWGSRTCEAPGGFFYFESYTRTAQVLADTIAEAHFAFVDLPLHPSLVRDLLESINAKFRDLKLQGYIIDGHAWYDEQYNDKTALKDGKLAIDYDYTPVPPLENLKFQQRITDRYLADFASRIAA